One genomic window of Micromonospora sp. WMMD1128 includes the following:
- a CDS encoding Ms5788A family Cys-rich leader peptide, with protein sequence MGTHLTKRRAVDLCRVATCLCRPVI encoded by the coding sequence ATGGGGACCCACCTCACCAAACGGCGCGCGGTCGACCTGTGCCGCGTGGCCACCTGCCTGTGTCGCCCCGTCATCTGA
- a CDS encoding sulfurtransferase codes for MSRDTALVSAEWAEKNLDAPGVVFVEVDEDTSAYDTGHIAGAIKLDWKTDLQDQVRRDFVNQEQFAALLSERGIGNDDTVVLYGGNNNWFAAYAYWYFKLYGHRDVKLLDGGRKKWELDARPLVTDAVQRPATQYVAQTPDTSIRAFRDEVVDAIGTKNLVDVRSPDEYAGRLLAPAHLPQEQAQRAGHVPTAISVPWSKAANEDGTFKSDDELRKIYADAGLDDGRETIAYCRIGERSSHTWFVLQELLGHQNVKNYDGSWTEYGSLVGVPVALGDEPGEA; via the coding sequence ATGAGTCGCGACACCGCACTCGTCTCGGCCGAGTGGGCCGAGAAGAACCTCGACGCCCCGGGCGTCGTCTTCGTCGAGGTCGACGAGGACACCTCGGCCTACGACACCGGCCACATCGCCGGCGCGATCAAGCTCGACTGGAAGACCGACCTCCAGGACCAGGTCCGCCGCGACTTCGTCAACCAGGAGCAGTTCGCCGCGCTCCTCTCCGAGCGGGGCATCGGCAACGACGACACCGTCGTCCTCTACGGCGGCAACAACAACTGGTTCGCCGCGTACGCGTACTGGTACTTCAAGCTCTACGGCCACCGCGACGTCAAGCTGCTCGACGGTGGCCGCAAGAAGTGGGAGCTGGACGCCCGTCCGCTCGTCACCGACGCGGTGCAGCGGCCGGCGACGCAGTACGTCGCGCAGACGCCGGACACCTCGATCCGCGCGTTCCGCGACGAGGTGGTCGACGCCATCGGCACCAAGAACCTGGTCGACGTGCGCAGTCCCGACGAGTACGCCGGTCGGCTGCTCGCCCCGGCCCACCTCCCGCAGGAGCAGGCGCAGCGGGCCGGCCACGTGCCGACCGCGATCAGCGTGCCGTGGTCCAAGGCGGCGAACGAGGACGGCACGTTCAAGTCCGACGACGAGCTGCGCAAGATCTACGCCGACGCCGGGTTGGACGACGGCCGGGAGACCATCGCCTACTGCCGGATCGGCGAGCGTTCCTCGCACACCTGGTTCGTGCTCCAGGAGCTGCTCGGGCACCAGAACGTGAAGAACTACGACGGATCGTGGACCGAGTACGGCTCGCTCGTCGGCGTGCCGGTGGCGCTCGGCGACGAGCCCGGGGAGGCGTGA
- a CDS encoding DUF1416 domain-containing protein, with the protein MATAPIAPTAAGCAAPDQAAPLPASLDLEKETVITGQVLAESGEVVPGAYVRLLDSTGEFTAEVVTSGAGQFRFFAAPGSWTLRALSRHGNGETPVTAARGINEVTVTVKA; encoded by the coding sequence ATGGCGACCGCTCCGATCGCTCCGACCGCTGCCGGCTGCGCCGCGCCGGACCAGGCCGCGCCGCTCCCGGCCAGCCTGGACCTGGAGAAGGAAACCGTCATCACCGGGCAGGTGCTGGCCGAGTCCGGCGAGGTCGTGCCGGGGGCGTACGTCCGGCTGCTCGACTCGACCGGCGAGTTCACCGCCGAGGTGGTGACGTCCGGGGCCGGCCAGTTCCGGTTCTTCGCCGCGCCGGGTTCGTGGACGCTGCGGGCGCTCTCCCGGCACGGCAACGGCGAAACCCCGGTGACCGCCGCCCGCGGCATCAACGAGGTCACCGTCACCGTCAAGGCGTAA
- a CDS encoding winged helix-turn-helix domain-containing protein, giving the protein MPATPDYIRISDEIVADVRSGKYQPGDKLPSISEQCDRFKVSPSTINLVNVRLEALGVITRHQGKGIFVTDPATWLRKP; this is encoded by the coding sequence ATGCCTGCGACCCCGGACTACATCCGGATCTCCGACGAGATAGTCGCCGACGTCAGGTCGGGTAAGTACCAGCCGGGAGACAAGCTGCCCTCGATCAGCGAGCAATGCGACCGGTTCAAGGTCAGCCCATCGACGATCAACCTCGTCAACGTGCGGCTGGAGGCGCTCGGGGTGATCACCCGCCATCAGGGCAAGGGCATCTTCGTGACGGATCCGGCGACTTGGCTGCGCAAGCCCTGA
- a CDS encoding glycogen debranching N-terminal domain-containing protein: MKERVSILDGNTFLVSDRRGNIEPSYDFPTGLFSYDTRFLSTWILSLDGQLLHALSIDDSLSYKTRFFMVPGEPTHDLDADVSVIRSHSIASSFDEDLTLLNHSAQDKEFRLRLDIASDFADLFEVKHQLEKKGSTSPTVEEDGLRLTYRRQGFHRETKISSTAPVEVDRDGLTFRIRVAAHGEWTTRLHVTTTIYGARGEDVRAILPMGRRRTVAAVEAEQNELIERAPTLGCDCEPLAGAYRRSLTDLAALRYESITLGVRLVAAGLPWFMTLFGRDSMFTSLQLLPFLPELIQPTILMLAGLQGTRVDDFRDEEPGKILHELRYGETAGFEEQPHSPYYGAADTTALFVILLDEYERWTGDGTLVRQLEQETRAALAWLDTYGDLLGTGYVWYMTRNPETGLPNQCWKDSPDAISYADGRLPPFPRATCELQGYAYDAKLRGARMARTHWHDPAYAERLEREAAALKERFNRDFWIPEREYYALALDPRGRQVDALTSNIGHLLWSGIVDESRAPAVAAHLLGPRLFSGWGVRTLADDQGRYNPIGYHVGTVWPFDNSIIAWGLWKYGFRDEAGQICEAMVSASNYFNGRLPEAFAGYERGLTDYPVRYPTAGSPQAWSAGTPLLLLRVMLGLEPQGEHLIIDPAVPSGMGRVELLDIPGRWGRVDALGRSRTPHDASRGH; encoded by the coding sequence GTGAAGGAACGGGTGAGCATCCTCGACGGCAACACGTTCCTGGTCAGCGACCGGCGCGGCAACATCGAGCCGTCGTACGACTTCCCCACCGGGCTGTTCTCCTACGACACCCGGTTCCTCTCCACGTGGATCCTCTCCCTCGACGGCCAACTGCTGCACGCGCTCTCGATCGACGACTCGCTGTCGTACAAGACCCGGTTCTTCATGGTCCCCGGCGAACCGACGCACGACCTGGACGCGGACGTCTCGGTGATCCGCAGCCACTCGATCGCCAGCAGCTTCGACGAGGACCTGACCCTGCTCAACCACTCGGCCCAGGACAAGGAGTTCCGTCTCCGGCTCGACATCGCCTCCGACTTCGCCGACCTCTTCGAGGTCAAGCACCAGTTGGAGAAGAAGGGCAGCACCAGCCCCACGGTGGAGGAGGACGGGCTGCGGCTCACCTACCGCCGGCAGGGGTTCCACCGGGAGACGAAGATCAGCAGCACCGCGCCGGTCGAGGTCGACCGGGACGGGCTGACGTTCCGGATCCGCGTCGCGGCGCACGGCGAGTGGACCACCCGACTGCACGTCACCACCACCATCTACGGGGCCCGTGGTGAGGACGTGCGGGCCATCCTGCCGATGGGCCGGCGACGCACGGTGGCGGCCGTCGAGGCCGAGCAGAACGAGCTGATCGAGCGCGCGCCGACGCTCGGCTGCGACTGCGAGCCGCTGGCCGGGGCCTACCGGCGCAGCCTCACCGACCTGGCCGCCCTCCGATACGAGTCGATCACCCTGGGCGTACGGCTGGTCGCCGCCGGCCTGCCCTGGTTCATGACCCTGTTCGGCCGGGACAGCATGTTCACCTCGCTCCAGTTACTGCCGTTCCTCCCCGAACTGATCCAGCCGACCATCCTCATGCTGGCCGGTCTCCAGGGCACCCGGGTCGACGACTTCCGGGACGAGGAACCCGGCAAGATCCTGCACGAGCTGCGCTACGGCGAGACCGCCGGCTTCGAGGAGCAGCCGCACTCGCCCTACTACGGCGCCGCCGACACCACCGCGCTCTTCGTCATCCTGCTCGACGAGTACGAGCGGTGGACCGGGGACGGGACGCTCGTGCGCCAACTGGAGCAGGAGACCCGGGCGGCGCTGGCCTGGCTCGACACGTACGGGGACCTGCTCGGCACGGGCTACGTCTGGTACATGACGCGCAACCCGGAGACCGGGCTGCCGAACCAGTGCTGGAAGGACTCCCCCGACGCCATCTCCTACGCCGACGGCCGGCTGCCGCCGTTCCCCCGGGCCACCTGCGAACTACAGGGGTACGCCTACGACGCCAAGCTACGCGGCGCCCGGATGGCCCGCACCCACTGGCACGACCCGGCGTACGCCGAACGGCTGGAACGTGAGGCGGCGGCGTTGAAGGAACGGTTCAACCGCGACTTCTGGATCCCCGAGCGGGAGTACTACGCGTTGGCCCTGGACCCACGGGGACGGCAGGTGGACGCGCTCACCTCGAACATCGGCCACCTGCTGTGGAGCGGCATCGTCGACGAGTCCCGCGCCCCGGCGGTCGCCGCCCACCTGCTCGGGCCGCGCCTCTTCTCCGGCTGGGGCGTACGCACGCTCGCCGACGACCAGGGCCGCTACAACCCGATCGGCTACCACGTCGGCACGGTGTGGCCGTTCGACAACTCGATCATCGCCTGGGGCCTGTGGAAATACGGCTTCCGCGACGAGGCCGGCCAGATCTGCGAGGCGATGGTGAGCGCGTCCAACTACTTCAACGGACGGCTGCCCGAGGCGTTCGCCGGCTACGAGCGCGGCCTCACCGACTATCCGGTGCGGTATCCGACCGCGGGCAGCCCGCAGGCCTGGTCCGCCGGTACGCCGCTGCTGCTGCTCCGGGTGATGCTGGGGCTGGAGCCGCAGGGCGAGCATCTGATCATCGACCCGGCCGTGCCGTCGGGCATGGGCCGGGTGGAGCTGCTCGACATCCCGGGACGGTGGGGGCGGGTGGACGCCCTGGGCCGCAGCCGCACCCCCCACGACGCCAGCCGAGGGCACTGA
- a CDS encoding SCP2 sterol-binding domain-containing protein gives MSEAIEQFFASLPARAPAVLRSPIGGTLQIDLTDGNRTEHWYVTMAPGSARVSRHEERPPDAVLTAGTQLFEGLVTGREAGMAAVLRNEATFGGQVVLFLALRRFLPDPPGVRDPRDAAREHVRQST, from the coding sequence GTGAGTGAGGCGATCGAACAGTTCTTCGCGTCGCTGCCGGCGCGTGCCCCCGCCGTGTTGCGCAGCCCGATCGGCGGCACCCTCCAGATCGACCTGACCGACGGCAACCGTACCGAGCACTGGTACGTGACGATGGCCCCCGGATCGGCCCGGGTCAGCCGGCACGAGGAGCGCCCACCGGACGCCGTCCTGACCGCCGGCACCCAACTCTTCGAAGGGCTGGTCACCGGCCGGGAGGCCGGCATGGCGGCGGTGCTGCGCAACGAGGCCACGTTCGGCGGGCAGGTCGTACTGTTCCTGGCACTGCGCCGCTTCCTGCCCGACCCGCCCGGGGTACGGGACCCGAGGGACGCCGCCCGCGAACACGTGCGGCAGTCGACGTGA
- a CDS encoding DsrE family protein, whose product MLGGMTRTLVVKATAGADAPERCAQAFTVAATAAAAGVDVSLWLTGESTWFALPGRAESFELPHSAPLGELLHVILTTGRVTACTQCAARRDIGPDDVLPGIRIAGAAVFVEEAMTEGAQALVY is encoded by the coding sequence ATGCTGGGCGGCATGACGCGCACTCTCGTCGTCAAGGCCACCGCCGGAGCGGACGCCCCGGAGCGGTGCGCCCAGGCGTTCACCGTCGCCGCCACCGCAGCCGCCGCGGGGGTGGACGTGTCGCTCTGGCTGACCGGCGAGTCGACCTGGTTCGCGCTGCCCGGGCGCGCGGAGTCGTTCGAGCTGCCGCACTCGGCGCCGCTGGGCGAGCTGCTGCACGTGATCCTGACCACCGGCCGGGTGACCGCCTGCACGCAGTGCGCGGCCCGGCGGGACATCGGCCCGGACGACGTGCTGCCGGGCATCCGGATCGCCGGGGCGGCGGTCTTCGTCGAGGAGGCGATGACCGAGGGCGCGCAGGCCCTGGTCTACTGA
- the mtfM gene encoding small membrane protein MtfM, with translation MVTEIGFVSLLVAGLGAFAGGLVYVAVRIARGKW, from the coding sequence ATGGTTACCGAGATCGGGTTCGTCAGCCTGCTGGTCGCCGGCCTGGGCGCGTTCGCCGGTGGCCTCGTCTATGTCGCGGTCCGGATAGCAAGAGGTAAATGGTGA
- a CDS encoding FABP family protein, with protein MVSENPLQPPWLNAPPVEEYPYEESHDLRVGPKLHPSLDGLLPYIGVWRGRGRGGFPTIEDFDFAQEIRISHDGRPFLLYESRAWILDEQSRPVRPAGREVGWWRPVLDGDRVTDEIEALMSVPTGVMELHIGKRRGTQIEFATDAVVRTATAKEVTAGARLFGIVEGALLYAQEMAAMGHPLSPHLSARLTRVAG; from the coding sequence ATGGTGAGTGAGAATCCGCTTCAGCCGCCGTGGCTGAACGCGCCGCCGGTCGAGGAATATCCCTACGAGGAGAGCCACGACCTGCGTGTCGGCCCGAAGTTGCACCCGAGCCTGGACGGTCTGCTGCCGTACATCGGGGTGTGGCGCGGCCGGGGTCGCGGCGGCTTCCCGACGATCGAGGACTTCGACTTCGCCCAGGAGATCCGGATCAGCCACGACGGCCGACCGTTCCTGCTCTACGAGTCCCGCGCGTGGATCCTGGACGAGCAGAGCCGCCCGGTCCGCCCGGCCGGTCGCGAGGTGGGCTGGTGGCGTCCGGTGCTCGACGGCGACCGGGTCACCGACGAGATCGAGGCGCTGATGAGCGTGCCGACCGGCGTGATGGAACTGCACATCGGCAAGCGCAGGGGCACCCAGATCGAGTTCGCCACCGACGCGGTCGTCCGTACCGCCACGGCGAAGGAGGTCACGGCCGGCGCCCGCCTGTTCGGCATCGTCGAGGGCGCCCTGCTGTACGCCCAGGAGATGGCTGCCATGGGCCACCCCCTGAGCCCGCACCTCTCCGCCCGCCTGACCCGCGTAGCCGGCTGA
- a CDS encoding Fur family transcriptional regulator, whose product MSESSLAELLRSRGLRLTAQRQLVLQAVLDLGHATPEQVHTAVREVAAGVNITTIYRTLELLERLGLVTHTHLSHGSPTYHAAGEHQHVHLVCRECGAIDEISPEMLRPLADQLARQRGFQVDIGHVALFGVCGRCVQDEEQR is encoded by the coding sequence GTGTCCGAATCCTCCCTCGCGGAACTGCTCCGCTCGCGCGGGCTGCGGCTGACGGCGCAGCGGCAGTTGGTCCTCCAGGCTGTCCTGGATCTCGGGCACGCCACCCCGGAGCAGGTGCACACGGCGGTCCGTGAGGTGGCGGCCGGGGTCAACATCACCACCATCTACCGCACGCTGGAGCTGCTGGAGCGGCTCGGCCTGGTGACGCACACCCACCTGTCGCACGGCTCGCCGACCTACCACGCGGCGGGCGAGCACCAGCACGTGCACCTGGTGTGCCGGGAGTGCGGGGCGATCGACGAGATCTCCCCGGAGATGCTCCGGCCGCTCGCCGACCAACTGGCACGGCAGCGCGGATTCCAGGTCGACATCGGGCACGTCGCGCTCTTCGGGGTCTGCGGCAGGTGCGTACAGGACGAGGAACAGAGATGA
- a CDS encoding folate-binding protein — translation MIDIAGAVAADAIDEQTRDQPEPAHRAAGVAPVAAHYGDPMREQRTLATGVGLVDRSHRGVLAVPGEERIAWLHTLTSQHLAGLAPWQGTELLVLSPNGHVEQHALVTEDGETTWLDTEPGMTGGLLSYLEKMRFFSKVDPRDVTADHALLSLVGPDAAGALDTLGVTGLAAPDLVGVPGPKFRSGELPARPSVVYDVKPLPTGGWARRVALGVDLLVPRPAMAGVVAELRDAGVPVAGLWAYEAVRVAARRARAGVDTDHRTIPAEVDLIAPAVHLDKGCYRGQETVARVHNLGKPPRRLALLHLDGVASDQPPAAGTPVTLDGRTVGFVGTAVHHYELGQIALAVLKRNTPDDARLMVGDSAAAVDS, via the coding sequence ATGATCGACATCGCGGGCGCGGTCGCCGCCGACGCCATCGACGAGCAGACCCGGGACCAGCCCGAGCCGGCCCACCGGGCGGCCGGGGTCGCCCCGGTGGCCGCGCACTACGGCGACCCGATGCGCGAACAGCGGACGCTCGCCACCGGCGTGGGCCTGGTCGACCGGTCGCACCGGGGCGTGCTCGCGGTCCCCGGCGAGGAACGGATCGCCTGGCTGCACACGCTGACCAGCCAGCACCTGGCCGGGTTGGCGCCCTGGCAGGGCACCGAGCTGCTGGTGCTCTCCCCGAACGGGCACGTGGAGCAGCACGCGCTCGTCACCGAGGACGGCGAGACCACGTGGCTGGACACCGAGCCGGGGATGACCGGCGGACTGCTGTCGTACCTGGAGAAGATGCGCTTCTTCAGCAAGGTCGACCCGCGCGACGTCACCGCCGACCACGCGTTGCTCTCGCTTGTCGGGCCGGACGCCGCCGGCGCGCTCGACACCCTGGGCGTCACCGGGCTGGCCGCGCCCGACCTGGTCGGGGTGCCGGGTCCGAAGTTCCGCTCCGGCGAGCTGCCCGCACGACCCTCCGTGGTGTACGACGTCAAGCCGCTGCCGACCGGCGGCTGGGCCCGGCGGGTGGCGCTCGGCGTCGACCTGCTGGTGCCGCGCCCGGCCATGGCGGGCGTGGTGGCCGAGCTGCGGGACGCCGGCGTGCCGGTGGCCGGGCTGTGGGCGTACGAGGCGGTCCGGGTGGCCGCCCGACGGGCCCGGGCCGGGGTGGACACCGACCATCGCACCATTCCCGCCGAGGTGGACCTGATCGCCCCGGCCGTCCACCTGGACAAGGGTTGCTATCGGGGGCAGGAGACGGTGGCCCGGGTGCACAACCTGGGCAAGCCTCCGCGCCGGCTGGCGTTGCTGCACCTGGACGGCGTGGCGAGCGACCAGCCGCCGGCCGCCGGCACGCCGGTGACGCTCGACGGTCGTACCGTCGGTTTCGTCGGCACCGCCGTGCACCACTACGAGCTGGGTCAGATCGCGCTCGCCGTGCTCAAGCGCAACACCCCCGACGACGCCCGCCTGATGGTGGGCGACTCCGCCGCCGCCGTCGACAGTTAA
- a CDS encoding 3-keto-5-aminohexanoate cleavage protein, translating into MTTGTLITVAPTGAESAKAEMPALPVTLDELLLTAKECEALGAAVIHVHIRDDEARPTLDQGRLRETVSALRESTDLIVQLSSGGAVTDPEAHRLAVLDAAPDMASCTMGTVNFGDDVFLNRWEFIVDLHTRMQERGVVPEYEIFELGHLTALQRLLGKYGLPHGGHVHVDFVMGVPGGMPGTTATLVAAAQMLRDLPAGTTFSATGIGRSTIPVMLASLSAGGHLRVGMEDTVTYAKGRPVESNMQLVARAVGFAQLAQRPPLTTAEARALLGV; encoded by the coding sequence ATGACGACAGGGACGTTGATCACGGTTGCCCCCACCGGCGCGGAGTCGGCCAAGGCGGAGATGCCGGCGCTGCCGGTGACGCTCGACGAACTGCTGCTGACCGCCAAGGAGTGCGAGGCGCTCGGCGCGGCCGTGATCCACGTCCACATCCGCGACGACGAGGCGCGGCCGACGCTCGACCAGGGCCGGCTGCGGGAGACCGTCTCCGCGTTGCGGGAGAGCACCGACCTGATCGTGCAGCTCTCCTCCGGCGGCGCGGTGACCGATCCGGAGGCCCACCGGCTCGCCGTGCTGGACGCCGCGCCGGACATGGCCTCCTGCACCATGGGCACGGTCAACTTCGGGGACGACGTGTTCCTCAACCGCTGGGAGTTCATCGTCGACCTGCACACCCGGATGCAGGAGCGGGGCGTCGTCCCCGAGTACGAGATCTTCGAGCTGGGTCACCTCACCGCGTTGCAGCGGCTGCTCGGCAAGTACGGCCTGCCGCACGGCGGGCACGTCCATGTCGACTTCGTGATGGGTGTGCCGGGCGGCATGCCGGGCACCACGGCCACCCTGGTCGCCGCCGCGCAGATGCTCCGCGACCTGCCCGCGGGCACCACGTTCTCGGCCACCGGCATCGGACGCAGCACCATCCCGGTGATGCTGGCCTCGCTGTCGGCCGGCGGTCACCTGCGGGTCGGTATGGAGGACACGGTCACCTACGCGAAGGGCCGCCCGGTGGAGTCCAACATGCAGCTCGTCGCCCGGGCGGTCGGCTTCGCGCAGCTCGCCCAGCGTCCGCCGCTCACCACCGCCGAGGCGCGCGCCCTGCTCGGCGTGTAA
- a CDS encoding asparaginase: MGKTYEGGVPLAEVVRSGFVEGVHRGSVVVLDAAGSPVAGAGDVTSPIFPRSSNKPLQAVGMLRAGLPLTDPADVALVAASHAGEEFHVERVTALLRGAGLGEDALHCPADLPFGETAREAVLRAGGGPSRVLMNCSGKHAGMLLTCLAAGWPLDGYWRPEHPLQQRVTATVEEFTGEPVAAVGVDGCGAPVHAVSLTGLARAFRRLVTAEPGTVERGVADAMRAYPEMVGGTVADDTRLMLGVPGLLAKIGAEGVMAAAVPGVGAVALKIDDGAARPRMPVLTSALTRLGLGAPVLTEYAEFPLLGGGLPVGAVRPVW, from the coding sequence GTGGGAAAGACGTACGAGGGCGGCGTGCCGCTCGCCGAGGTGGTCCGGTCCGGGTTCGTGGAGGGCGTCCACCGGGGTTCCGTGGTGGTGCTCGACGCCGCCGGCTCACCGGTCGCCGGTGCGGGTGACGTCACCTCGCCGATCTTTCCCCGCTCGTCCAACAAGCCATTGCAGGCGGTCGGCATGCTCCGGGCCGGGCTGCCGCTGACCGACCCGGCCGACGTGGCGCTCGTCGCCGCCAGCCACGCGGGCGAGGAGTTCCACGTCGAGCGGGTCACCGCGCTGCTCCGGGGCGCCGGCCTGGGCGAGGACGCGTTGCACTGCCCGGCGGACCTGCCGTTCGGCGAGACCGCCCGGGAGGCGGTGCTGCGGGCCGGCGGCGGTCCGTCCCGGGTGCTGATGAACTGCTCGGGCAAGCACGCCGGCATGCTGCTCACCTGCCTGGCCGCCGGTTGGCCGCTGGACGGTTACTGGCGGCCCGAGCATCCGCTCCAGCAGCGGGTGACCGCCACCGTCGAGGAGTTCACCGGCGAGCCGGTGGCGGCGGTCGGGGTGGACGGTTGCGGCGCGCCGGTGCACGCGGTGTCGTTGACCGGGCTGGCGCGGGCCTTCCGGCGGCTGGTCACCGCCGAGCCGGGCACGGTGGAGCGGGGTGTCGCGGACGCGATGCGGGCGTACCCGGAGATGGTCGGCGGCACCGTGGCCGACGACACCCGGCTGATGCTCGGCGTACCCGGATTGCTGGCCAAGATCGGCGCGGAGGGTGTGATGGCGGCGGCGGTCCCGGGGGTCGGCGCGGTCGCCCTGAAGATCGACGACGGCGCGGCCCGCCCCCGGATGCCGGTGCTGACCTCGGCCCTGACCCGGCTCGGGCTGGGCGCGCCCGTCCTCACCGAGTATGCCGAGTTTCCCCTGTTGGGCGGTGGTCTCCCGGTCGGCGCGGTCCGCCCGGTCTGGTAG
- a CDS encoding alpha/beta hydrolase → MTKIEINGAQLTYDEAGSGSVVVLLHAGIADRRMWREQVPALAARHRVIVPDLRGYGESELPPTPFAHHDDVLGLLDALGVERAALVGCSFGGRVAVDTALAHPERISALALFGAPVSGHEWSEETEQLWEELVGDVDPEDFTATAAGEVRFWVVGPTRRPTDVDPELIRFAEEMDRWALAAEQALSAIEVGELDPPAVDRLGDLRMPVLAAAGAHDLPDVHRLADRIAAEAPHGTRLPNVPDAAHLVPLERPEPVNAALLDFLP, encoded by the coding sequence GTGACCAAGATCGAGATCAACGGCGCCCAGCTCACGTACGACGAGGCCGGCAGCGGCAGCGTCGTGGTGCTGTTGCATGCCGGCATCGCGGACCGGCGGATGTGGCGCGAGCAGGTGCCGGCGCTCGCCGCCCGGCACCGGGTGATCGTTCCGGACCTGCGCGGCTACGGCGAGTCCGAGCTGCCGCCCACCCCGTTCGCCCACCACGACGACGTGCTCGGGCTGCTCGACGCGCTCGGCGTCGAGCGGGCCGCGCTCGTCGGCTGCTCGTTCGGCGGCCGGGTCGCGGTGGACACCGCGCTGGCCCACCCGGAGCGGATCTCGGCGCTCGCGCTGTTCGGCGCCCCGGTCTCCGGCCACGAGTGGTCCGAGGAGACCGAACAGCTCTGGGAGGAGCTGGTCGGCGACGTGGACCCGGAGGACTTCACCGCCACCGCCGCCGGCGAGGTGCGGTTCTGGGTGGTCGGCCCGACCCGCCGGCCGACGGACGTCGACCCCGAGCTGATCCGGTTCGCCGAGGAGATGGACCGCTGGGCGCTCGCCGCCGAGCAGGCGCTCAGCGCGATCGAGGTGGGCGAGCTGGACCCGCCGGCCGTTGACCGGCTGGGCGATCTGCGGATGCCGGTGCTGGCCGCCGCCGGCGCCCACGACCTGCCCGACGTCCACCGCCTGGCCGACCGGATCGCCGCCGAGGCACCGCACGGCACCCGCCTGCCGAACGTCCCCGACGCGGCCCACCTGGTCCCCCTGGAGCGCCCCGAGCCGGTCAACGCCGCCCTGCTCGACTTCCTGCCCTGA
- a CDS encoding helix-turn-helix transcriptional regulator → MATSKDLPDVGGFIRDLRRNAKISLRQLAEQAGVSNPYLSQIERGLRKPSAEVLQQLASALRVSTPAMYLRAGLLDDKEGQGVLAAIAVDPELTMAQKQSLTQIYETFRRENARLAEATGTAGPTEAAEPAAAPQAPATVAPAATGPVTPDGTPTEAVLESVAVTEAGTAPAPTTAARERTTARRAARKAAGAAEEEQS, encoded by the coding sequence ATGGCCACCAGCAAGGACCTTCCCGATGTCGGCGGGTTCATTCGCGACCTGCGGCGCAATGCGAAGATCTCGCTGCGTCAGCTCGCCGAACAGGCGGGCGTCAGCAACCCCTACCTGAGCCAGATCGAGCGTGGGCTGCGCAAGCCGAGCGCCGAGGTGCTCCAGCAGCTCGCCAGTGCGCTGCGCGTCTCCACCCCGGCCATGTACCTGCGGGCCGGGCTGCTCGACGACAAGGAGGGACAGGGTGTGCTCGCGGCCATCGCGGTCGATCCCGAGCTGACCATGGCCCAGAAGCAGTCACTCACCCAGATCTACGAGACGTTCCGCCGGGAGAACGCGCGTCTGGCCGAGGCGACCGGCACCGCCGGCCCGACCGAGGCCGCCGAGCCGGCCGCCGCGCCGCAGGCCCCGGCCACCGTCGCGCCGGCCGCTACCGGCCCCGTGACGCCCGACGGCACCCCGACCGAGGCGGTCCTCGAATCGGTAGCCGTCACCGAGGCGGGCACCGCGCCCGCGCCGACCACCGCCGCCCGCGAACGCACGACCGCCCGCCGGGCGGCCCGGAAGGCCGCCGGAGCGGCCGAAGAGGAGCAGTCATGA